The Juglans microcarpa x Juglans regia isolate MS1-56 chromosome 2S, Jm3101_v1.0, whole genome shotgun sequence genome has a window encoding:
- the LOC121253216 gene encoding glycine, alanine and asparagine-rich protein-like isoform X1, with the protein MNSKTCIFFGFLLAVVLLISSAVVAEPSNDENKLEAAAEGTNQVENAKYYGCRKYCYRYGHHGYPIRYCCYQPGDSPHTKTTDEAISKQEEPNPVDDTMDAGHGGGHKGGGTGGKGGGGSGGGKGGGGSGGGKGGSSSGGGSGSTGGKGGSGSGGGKGDSSGGGGGGGGARVEEVVAVARVGVEVVVVVLVAREVGAAEVEREAAAVEAVVARVEEEVVVEKVEEVAREEEEEEEEVVVDQETILIELIIVGHEVVVAVEASHESKP; encoded by the exons ATGAATTCCAAAACTTGTATATTCTTCGGCTTTCTCCTTGCAGTTGTTCTTCTCATCTCTTCGGCTGTAGTGGCAGAGCCATCCAACGATGAGAACAAAC TGGAGGCGGCGGCAGAGGGAACAAACCAAGTAGAAAATGCAAAGTACTATGGATGCAGAAAGTACTGTTATCGCTATGGCCACCATGGATATCCCATAAGATACTGTTGCTACCAGCCTGGCGACTCTCCTCACACCAAAACTACTGATGAAGCCATCTCTAAACAAG AAGAACCAAACCCGGTAGATGATACGATGGATGCCGGACATGGAGGAGGCCATAAAGGAGGCGGAACAGGGGGCAAGGGAGGCGGAGGCAGTGGAGGTGGAAAGGGAGGAGGTGGCAGCGGAGGTGGAAAGGGAGGCAGCAGCAGTGGAG GTGGTAGTGGTAGTACCGGTGGCAAGGGAGGAAGTGGCAGTGGAGGTGGAAAGGGAGACAGCAGCGGTGgaggtggcggtggcggtgggGCAAGGGTGGAGGAGGTAGTGGCGGTGGCAAGGGTGGGGGTGGAGGTGGTAGTGGTAGTACTGGTGGCAAGGGAGGTGGGGGCAGCGGAGGTGGAAAGGGAGGCAGCAGCGGTGGAGGCGGTGGTGGCAagggtggaggaggaggtggtagTGGAAAAGGTGGAGGAGGTGgcaagggaggaggaggaggaggaggaggaggtggtggtggatcAGGAAACAATATTAATTGAGTTAATAATAGTGGGACATGAAGTAGTAGTGGCTGTGGAGGCAAGTCATGAATCCAAGCCGTAA
- the LOC121253216 gene encoding pupal cuticle protein 36-like isoform X3: MNSKTCIFFGFLLAVVLLISSAVVAEPSNDENKLEAAAEGTNQVENAKYYGCRKYCYRYGHHGYPIRYCCYQPGDSPHTKTTDEAISKQEEPNPVDDTMDAGHGGGHKGGGTGGKGGGGSGGGKGGGGSGGGKGGSSSGGSGSGGGKGDSSGGGGGGGGARVEEVVAVARVGVEVVVVVLVAREVGAAEVEREAAAVEAVVARVEEEVVVEKVEEVAREEEEEEEEVVVDQETILIELIIVGHEVVVAVEASHESKP; encoded by the exons ATGAATTCCAAAACTTGTATATTCTTCGGCTTTCTCCTTGCAGTTGTTCTTCTCATCTCTTCGGCTGTAGTGGCAGAGCCATCCAACGATGAGAACAAAC TGGAGGCGGCGGCAGAGGGAACAAACCAAGTAGAAAATGCAAAGTACTATGGATGCAGAAAGTACTGTTATCGCTATGGCCACCATGGATATCCCATAAGATACTGTTGCTACCAGCCTGGCGACTCTCCTCACACCAAAACTACTGATGAAGCCATCTCTAAACAAG AAGAACCAAACCCGGTAGATGATACGATGGATGCCGGACATGGAGGAGGCCATAAAGGAGGCGGAACAGGGGGCAAGGGAGGCGGAGGCAGTGGAGGTGGAAAGGGAGGAGGTGGCAGCGGAGGTGGAAAGGGAGGCAGCAGCAGTGGAG GAAGTGGCAGTGGAGGTGGAAAGGGAGACAGCAGCGGTGgaggtggcggtggcggtgggGCAAGGGTGGAGGAGGTAGTGGCGGTGGCAAGGGTGGGGGTGGAGGTGGTAGTGGTAGTACTGGTGGCAAGGGAGGTGGGGGCAGCGGAGGTGGAAAGGGAGGCAGCAGCGGTGGAGGCGGTGGTGGCAagggtggaggaggaggtggtagTGGAAAAGGTGGAGGAGGTGgcaagggaggaggaggaggaggaggaggaggtggtggtggatcAGGAAACAATATTAATTGAGTTAATAATAGTGGGACATGAAGTAGTAGTGGCTGTGGAGGCAAGTCATGAATCCAAGCCGTAA
- the LOC121253216 gene encoding glycine-rich protein 2-like isoform X9, translating into MNSKTCIFFGFLLAVVLLISSAVVAEPSNDENKLEAAAEGTNQVENAKYYGCRKYCYRYGHHGYPIRYCCYQPGDSPHTKTTDEAISKQEEPNPVDDTMDAGHGGGHKGGGTGGKGGGGSGGGKGGGGSGGGKGGSSSGGGKGGSSGGGGGGKGGGGGGSGKGGGGGKGGGGGGGGGGGGSGNNIN; encoded by the exons ATGAATTCCAAAACTTGTATATTCTTCGGCTTTCTCCTTGCAGTTGTTCTTCTCATCTCTTCGGCTGTAGTGGCAGAGCCATCCAACGATGAGAACAAAC TGGAGGCGGCGGCAGAGGGAACAAACCAAGTAGAAAATGCAAAGTACTATGGATGCAGAAAGTACTGTTATCGCTATGGCCACCATGGATATCCCATAAGATACTGTTGCTACCAGCCTGGCGACTCTCCTCACACCAAAACTACTGATGAAGCCATCTCTAAACAAG AAGAACCAAACCCGGTAGATGATACGATGGATGCCGGACATGGAGGAGGCCATAAAGGAGGCGGAACAGGGGGCAAGGGAGGCGGAGGCAGTGGAGGTGGAAAGGGAGGAGGTGGCAGCGGAGGTGGAAAGGGAGGCAGCAGCAGTGGAG GTGGAAAGGGAGGCAGCAGCGGTGGAGGCGGTGGTGGCAagggtggaggaggaggtggtagTGGAAAAGGTGGAGGAGGTGgcaagggaggaggaggaggaggaggaggaggtggtggtggatcAGGAAACAATATTAATTGA
- the LOC121253216 gene encoding glycine, alanine and asparagine-rich protein-like isoform X2, with protein MNSKTCIFFGFLLAVVLLISSAVVAEPSNDENKLEAAAEGTNQVENAKYYGCRKYCYRYGHHGYPIRYCCYQPGDSPHTKTTDEAISKQEPNPVDDTMDAGHGGGHKGGGTGGKGGGGSGGGKGGGGSGGGKGGSSSGGGSGSTGGKGGSGSGGGKGDSSGGGGGGGGARVEEVVAVARVGVEVVVVVLVAREVGAAEVEREAAAVEAVVARVEEEVVVEKVEEVAREEEEEEEEVVVDQETILIELIIVGHEVVVAVEASHESKP; from the exons ATGAATTCCAAAACTTGTATATTCTTCGGCTTTCTCCTTGCAGTTGTTCTTCTCATCTCTTCGGCTGTAGTGGCAGAGCCATCCAACGATGAGAACAAAC TGGAGGCGGCGGCAGAGGGAACAAACCAAGTAGAAAATGCAAAGTACTATGGATGCAGAAAGTACTGTTATCGCTATGGCCACCATGGATATCCCATAAGATACTGTTGCTACCAGCCTGGCGACTCTCCTCACACCAAAACTACTGATGAAGCCATCTCTAAACAAG AACCAAACCCGGTAGATGATACGATGGATGCCGGACATGGAGGAGGCCATAAAGGAGGCGGAACAGGGGGCAAGGGAGGCGGAGGCAGTGGAGGTGGAAAGGGAGGAGGTGGCAGCGGAGGTGGAAAGGGAGGCAGCAGCAGTGGAG GTGGTAGTGGTAGTACCGGTGGCAAGGGAGGAAGTGGCAGTGGAGGTGGAAAGGGAGACAGCAGCGGTGgaggtggcggtggcggtgggGCAAGGGTGGAGGAGGTAGTGGCGGTGGCAAGGGTGGGGGTGGAGGTGGTAGTGGTAGTACTGGTGGCAAGGGAGGTGGGGGCAGCGGAGGTGGAAAGGGAGGCAGCAGCGGTGGAGGCGGTGGTGGCAagggtggaggaggaggtggtagTGGAAAAGGTGGAGGAGGTGgcaagggaggaggaggaggaggaggaggaggtggtggtggatcAGGAAACAATATTAATTGAGTTAATAATAGTGGGACATGAAGTAGTAGTGGCTGTGGAGGCAAGTCATGAATCCAAGCCGTAA
- the LOC121253216 gene encoding ATP-dependent RNA helicase dbp2-like isoform X4, whose product MNSKTCIFFGFLLAVVLLISSAVVAEPSNDENKLEAAAEGTNQVENAKYYGCRKYCYRYGHHGYPIRYCCYQPGDSPHTKTTDEAISKQEEPNPVDDTMDAGHGGGHKGGGTGGKGGGGSGGGKGGGGSGGGKGGSSSGGGSGSTGGKGGSGSGGGKGDSSGGGGGGGGARVEEVVAVARVGVEVAVVARVEEEVVVEKVEEVAREEEEEEEEVVVDQETILIELIIVGHEVVVAVEASHESKP is encoded by the exons ATGAATTCCAAAACTTGTATATTCTTCGGCTTTCTCCTTGCAGTTGTTCTTCTCATCTCTTCGGCTGTAGTGGCAGAGCCATCCAACGATGAGAACAAAC TGGAGGCGGCGGCAGAGGGAACAAACCAAGTAGAAAATGCAAAGTACTATGGATGCAGAAAGTACTGTTATCGCTATGGCCACCATGGATATCCCATAAGATACTGTTGCTACCAGCCTGGCGACTCTCCTCACACCAAAACTACTGATGAAGCCATCTCTAAACAAG AAGAACCAAACCCGGTAGATGATACGATGGATGCCGGACATGGAGGAGGCCATAAAGGAGGCGGAACAGGGGGCAAGGGAGGCGGAGGCAGTGGAGGTGGAAAGGGAGGAGGTGGCAGCGGAGGTGGAAAGGGAGGCAGCAGCAGTGGAG GTGGTAGTGGTAGTACCGGTGGCAAGGGAGGAAGTGGCAGTGGAGGTGGAAAGGGAGACAGCAGCGGTGgaggtggcggtggcggtgggGCAAGGGTGGAGGAGGTAGTGGCGGTGGCAAGGGTGGGGGTGGAGGTG GCGGTGGTGGCAagggtggaggaggaggtggtagTGGAAAAGGTGGAGGAGGTGgcaagggaggaggaggaggaggaggaggaggtggtggtggatcAGGAAACAATATTAATTGAGTTAATAATAGTGGGACATGAAGTAGTAGTGGCTGTGGAGGCAAGTCATGAATCCAAGCCGTAA
- the LOC121253216 gene encoding lysozyme D-like isoform X5 — MNSKTCIFFGFLLAVVLLISSAVVAEPSNDENKLEAAAEGTNQVENAKYYGCRKYCYRYGHHGYPIRYCCYQPGDSPHTKTTDEAISKQEEPNPVDDTMDAGHGGGHKGGGTGGKGGGGSGGGKGGGGSGGGKGGSSSGGGSGSTGGKGGSGSGGGKGDSSGGGGGGGGARVEEVVAVARVGVEVVVVEKVEEVAREEEEEEEEVVVDQETILIELIIVGHEVVVAVEASHESKP; from the exons ATGAATTCCAAAACTTGTATATTCTTCGGCTTTCTCCTTGCAGTTGTTCTTCTCATCTCTTCGGCTGTAGTGGCAGAGCCATCCAACGATGAGAACAAAC TGGAGGCGGCGGCAGAGGGAACAAACCAAGTAGAAAATGCAAAGTACTATGGATGCAGAAAGTACTGTTATCGCTATGGCCACCATGGATATCCCATAAGATACTGTTGCTACCAGCCTGGCGACTCTCCTCACACCAAAACTACTGATGAAGCCATCTCTAAACAAG AAGAACCAAACCCGGTAGATGATACGATGGATGCCGGACATGGAGGAGGCCATAAAGGAGGCGGAACAGGGGGCAAGGGAGGCGGAGGCAGTGGAGGTGGAAAGGGAGGAGGTGGCAGCGGAGGTGGAAAGGGAGGCAGCAGCAGTGGAG GTGGTAGTGGTAGTACCGGTGGCAAGGGAGGAAGTGGCAGTGGAGGTGGAAAGGGAGACAGCAGCGGTGgaggtggcggtggcggtgggGCAAGGGTGGAGGAGGTAGTGGCGGTGGCAAGGGTGGGGGTGGAGGTG gtggtagTGGAAAAGGTGGAGGAGGTGgcaagggaggaggaggaggaggaggaggaggtggtggtggatcAGGAAACAATATTAATTGAGTTAATAATAGTGGGACATGAAGTAGTAGTGGCTGTGGAGGCAAGTCATGAATCCAAGCCGTAA
- the LOC121253216 gene encoding putative glycine-rich cell wall structural protein 1 isoform X6, producing MNSKTCIFFGFLLAVVLLISSAVVAEPSNDENKLEAAAEGTNQVENAKYYGCRKYCYRYGHHGYPIRYCCYQPGDSPHTKTTDEAISKQEEPNPVDDTMDAGHGGGHKGGGTGGKGGGGSGGGKGGGGSGGGKGGSSSGGGSGSTGGKGGSGSGGGKGDSSGGGGSGSTGGKGGGGSGGGKGGSSGGGGGGKGGGGGGSGKGGGGGKGGGGGGGGGGGGSGNNIN from the exons ATGAATTCCAAAACTTGTATATTCTTCGGCTTTCTCCTTGCAGTTGTTCTTCTCATCTCTTCGGCTGTAGTGGCAGAGCCATCCAACGATGAGAACAAAC TGGAGGCGGCGGCAGAGGGAACAAACCAAGTAGAAAATGCAAAGTACTATGGATGCAGAAAGTACTGTTATCGCTATGGCCACCATGGATATCCCATAAGATACTGTTGCTACCAGCCTGGCGACTCTCCTCACACCAAAACTACTGATGAAGCCATCTCTAAACAAG AAGAACCAAACCCGGTAGATGATACGATGGATGCCGGACATGGAGGAGGCCATAAAGGAGGCGGAACAGGGGGCAAGGGAGGCGGAGGCAGTGGAGGTGGAAAGGGAGGAGGTGGCAGCGGAGGTGGAAAGGGAGGCAGCAGCAGTGGAG GTGGTAGTGGTAGTACCGGTGGCAAGGGAGGAAGTGGCAGTGGAGGTGGAAAGGGAGACAGCAGCGGTGgag GTGGTAGTGGTAGTACTGGTGGCAAGGGAGGTGGGGGCAGCGGAGGTGGAAAGGGAGGCAGCAGCGGTGGAGGCGGTGGTGGCAagggtggaggaggaggtggtagTGGAAAAGGTGGAGGAGGTGgcaagggaggaggaggaggaggaggaggaggtggtggtggatcAGGAAACAATATTAATTGA
- the LOC121253216 gene encoding rRNA 2'-O-methyltransferase fibrillarin-like isoform X7, translating into MNSKTCIFFGFLLAVVLLISSAVVAEPSNDENKLEAAAEGTNQVENAKYYGCRKYCYRYGHHGYPIRYCCYQPGDSPHTKTTDEAISKQEEPNPVDDTMDAGHGGGHKGGGTGGKGGGGSGGGKGGGGSGGGKGGSSSGGGSGSTGGKGGSGSGGGKGDSSGGGGGGGGARVEEVVAVAREEEEEVVVDQETILIELIIVGHEVVVAVEASHESKP; encoded by the exons ATGAATTCCAAAACTTGTATATTCTTCGGCTTTCTCCTTGCAGTTGTTCTTCTCATCTCTTCGGCTGTAGTGGCAGAGCCATCCAACGATGAGAACAAAC TGGAGGCGGCGGCAGAGGGAACAAACCAAGTAGAAAATGCAAAGTACTATGGATGCAGAAAGTACTGTTATCGCTATGGCCACCATGGATATCCCATAAGATACTGTTGCTACCAGCCTGGCGACTCTCCTCACACCAAAACTACTGATGAAGCCATCTCTAAACAAG AAGAACCAAACCCGGTAGATGATACGATGGATGCCGGACATGGAGGAGGCCATAAAGGAGGCGGAACAGGGGGCAAGGGAGGCGGAGGCAGTGGAGGTGGAAAGGGAGGAGGTGGCAGCGGAGGTGGAAAGGGAGGCAGCAGCAGTGGAG GTGGTAGTGGTAGTACCGGTGGCAAGGGAGGAAGTGGCAGTGGAGGTGGAAAGGGAGACAGCAGCGGTGgaggtggcggtggcggtgggGCAAGGGTGGAGGAGGTAGTGGCGGTGGCAAGG gaggaggaggaggaggtggtggtggatcAGGAAACAATATTAATTGAGTTAATAATAGTGGGACATGAAGTAGTAGTGGCTGTGGAGGCAAGTCATGAATCCAAGCCGTAA
- the LOC121253216 gene encoding glycine-rich protein 2-like isoform X8 codes for MNSKTCIFFGFLLAVVLLISSAVVAEPSNDENKLEAAAEGTNQVENAKYYGCRKYCYRYGHHGYPIRYCCYQPGDSPHTKTTDEAISKQEEPNPVDDTMDAGHGGGHKGGGTGGKGGGGSGGGKGGGGSGGGKGGSSSGGGSGSTGGKGGGGSGGGKGGSSGGGGGGKGGGGGGSGKGGGGGKGGGGGGGGGGGGSGNNIN; via the exons ATGAATTCCAAAACTTGTATATTCTTCGGCTTTCTCCTTGCAGTTGTTCTTCTCATCTCTTCGGCTGTAGTGGCAGAGCCATCCAACGATGAGAACAAAC TGGAGGCGGCGGCAGAGGGAACAAACCAAGTAGAAAATGCAAAGTACTATGGATGCAGAAAGTACTGTTATCGCTATGGCCACCATGGATATCCCATAAGATACTGTTGCTACCAGCCTGGCGACTCTCCTCACACCAAAACTACTGATGAAGCCATCTCTAAACAAG AAGAACCAAACCCGGTAGATGATACGATGGATGCCGGACATGGAGGAGGCCATAAAGGAGGCGGAACAGGGGGCAAGGGAGGCGGAGGCAGTGGAGGTGGAAAGGGAGGAGGTGGCAGCGGAGGTGGAAAGGGAGGCAGCAGCAGTGGAG GTGGTAGTGGTAGTACTGGTGGCAAGGGAGGTGGGGGCAGCGGAGGTGGAAAGGGAGGCAGCAGCGGTGGAGGCGGTGGTGGCAagggtggaggaggaggtggtagTGGAAAAGGTGGAGGAGGTGgcaagggaggaggaggaggaggaggaggaggtggtggtggatcAGGAAACAATATTAATTGA